CTAACATATCTAAGCACCATTGCCAATAATACGAGCTACAATAGGCATCTGCTGGATATTACCAAGCAACTTGAAAATATCAAATCTTCACTTGCAAGTAATCCATTACGAGCAAAAGGTTTAACTACATAATATGGAACGAATAGCAGTATTGAGGCAGCTAATGGCACATGGGCATTGTGCTGCAAGCATAAGTATGGTGCATAACACGCAAGGGGACATATCCAAACTTGCCAATACATACTTTTACTTTATCAAACCGTGCATACAAAAAGATTTCCCCAGAATGGGGTTCTTTCGTGAGTATATCGGCAAAGATGGCGAAAAGTATGGAGTGTATGTTGATAGCAAAGGAGAGGTTGCAGCCTCTCCTAAAGCTGCTTTTTTAGGCAGTAGTAATGTGAGCTTTACAGCCACACATTACAACATACACCAATGCTGGTGTAGGCACGATAGCCAAGTTACTATTGTAGCAACGGATAATAGCCACCTGCACATAGATTGCTTTGAAAATGCAGCGGTTAATGTAACCATACAGAGTAAGCAAGCTAAGGTTTTCATAAACCAATATGGCAATAGCAAGGTGCTGGTTAAGGGCTTTGCAGAACAGGCTAAAATTATGACATACAAATGTAAAAATTATAAATAGTTAGGATATGACACAGGAACAATTTATGGTACTCAATATGCCTTTTGATGAGGCAGAGGGAGCAAAGAAAACGTATGATTATAGCCCCAACCGTGCAGACGGAGTGGTTACAGATGCCAGCTTTGAGGCTGGTAGGCAATCAAACTGTATAAGGTTTGATGGTGCTGGCAAATGCGAGGTGCAAAAAAACGTACTGGATATGGCACGTGATTTTACAATTTGCACGTGGATTAAGCTGCACCCTGTTAGCAACCAGCTCATCATTGTATTTAACTACAATGGCATTAACAAGCTGTACCAAAAGAGCATAGAGCTAAACGCAGAGCAATGGTACTATCTTGCAATCAGTAGGAGCGGTAACACCATTTGCACATACCTTAACTCAACGCTTGTAGAACGTGCTGTAATGCCTAACGATTTTGGAAATCCTATTGGTATAAGCATTAGCCAAGATAACTACAATACAACGCTGGGGAATGGCTGTTTGGACGAAACTCGCATATACCAAAAAGAACTCACACAGGAGGAGATAGATGGGGAGCTAAACAATACAAAGCAGCTTGCCTATCTGTTAGATGGTGTGAACTTTAAGGAGTATGGAGTATTTGTAAGTGCGAGCAAGGGGCTGCTGGGTAGCTTAAAGATGAAAGACCCATTAAAGGTTGATTTCAGCGGTTATCACGGAGAAGCCGTAGATTTGGCACGCCCACGCTTTGAGGCAAGAGAGATTACATTAGAGTGCTTTATCCACTCCACAGGCGGTAAAATGGAGTTTGTAAAAGCTGTAACAAACTTTCTAAGCCAGTTCAACAAGAAACATACCACCAGCACGGATATAGTACAAGCAGAGCCAGTAGCAGCAGGGTTACACAGATTGACAATAGATATACACCCAACAAAGGCTTTGGTTTATGAGGTATATTTGCCCGATGCAACGCAGGTTGAAAAGGTATGGAACGATAGGGATATGACAGGTACATTTACTCTTACATTAAGAGAACCCGAACCAGTCAAAAAGGTTTTGAAACACATTAGGGTAAACGAAAGCTCAAAGCAAGTAAGTATCACTATTACCACAAGTAAGCTGGTTAATATATACTGGGGCGATGGAACGACAACGCAAGATGTGTACGGAGCAAACAAAACTATTACGCACAATTATACAACCAATGGCGACTATTATGTAGTTGTAACAGGTGTCATTGAGGATATAGAGGAGTTTACCACAAACGCAATTATAGTATGGGACAAATTATAGTACACAAACGTAATGGAGAGGTACGCTATGTGTTAGATAGTACTGCAAAGCTCTGCACCGTAAAAAGTGCAGAGCAAAAGCGTGATTTGCTGGGCGAAGATACCGTAACTATAAAAACAGAAAGCACAACGGCAATGGAATATATGGTAGGCGACTATATAGAGGTGTTTGGCGATGTTTACACGCTTAACAAGATAAATGAGCCTACTAAAAATGGAGAACGCAAGTTTGAGAACAATATGGTATTTGAGGGCTTACAATACAAGCTACTTGATGCACAATATCGTAATACCGATGCTGCTGGGCATAACCCCAGCGGAGAGTTTCAACTTGTAGCCAATATGGGCTTGTTGATGAATGTGCTAATCAACAACGTAAAACGTGTATCAGCTCCTTTGGGAGAGGTTTGGGAGTTGGGCGACTGCATAGAAACAGAGTACAAAGATTTCTCTTTCAGTAAAGAGAATTGTTTGAGCGTATTGCAGCGTGTATGCAAGGATTTCAATACAGAGTTTGAGATTGAGGTTGTTACTCCTAAGCATTATAAGCTACATATCCGCAAAGCTGGCAAACTCTTCCCTGCTACATTCTCATTCGGTATGGGAGGAGGCATTTACAAGCTGAAACGCAAGAATGTTAATAGTAATGATATTGTAACACGCCTGTATGTTGAGGGTGGTACTAAGAATATTACAACCAATTACAGGAATGGAGCGCAGCGTTTAAGGATTGCTGATAACGAGGAAAGTTATATTGATAACAAACAAGCAATAGCAGCCTTTGGAGTTAAGGAGGGGAGCAGAGTATATGAGGATATTTACCCACACCGTACAGGAGTTGTTAGCTCTATTGTTGAGGGGGATATTTTCAAGTTTGTGGACAACACAATGTTTGACCTCAAAGAGAAAGATACCAACGGCAATACACGCTGGTTGATAGATGGCACTGCTGCAAAGCTCAAGTTTGTTGGTAATAGTAATTTGGCTGGCTATGAGTTCGAGATAGCCGACTATGATACCAAAACACAAACTTTCACGATTAACCAGTATGAGGATAAGCGAGGCTTGAAAATACCAAGTGCAGCCACAGCTTACCAAATACAAAAGGGGGATAAGTATGTGTTACTTGATATTATTATGCCAAACGACCCATACGTTGTTGATGCAGAAACAGAACTTAAAAAGGCAGGCACAAAAGATTTGGAGGCAGATAGCCAGCCAAAGGTTGAGTATGAGCTTGAATTTGCGAGCCTGTTACTCAAGCGTAGGTTTGGTGTAGATGGCTCATTGCCTAACCTCTTTAAGGTTGGCGATTATTTGCCTATTAAAGATAAGGATATAAATGTAGATAAAGCTATACGAATTAAGGGGTTTACAAGAGATTGTTACAAAGACGAGTATAGTTACAAGCTAACAATTAGCGACACAGCAGAGGTAAGCATTATTGAGAAGCTGATTATAGATAACGAGGAGCAAAACAAACTCATTACCTTAAACCAGCTTACAGATGTTGCCAAAGCAAGAGCTAACTGGAGAACCACACAGGAGCTGCTAAATATGGTATTTGATGGCGATGGCTTCTTTGATGCCACCAATATACGCCCAAATAGTATTGAAACGCTTATGTTGAGCGTTGGCAATCGTGCTGGGCAATTCATTTTACAAAACATCGTCATTGAGGCTAATGCCACTGTTAATGGTAAGCCTAACCCTAATTTAGTGAGAATAGGCAGCAATAATGGAGTGTTAATCCATTACGCTATTGAGGAAAATAATAGAATGTGGAATATAGGAGAGAACACCATTACCTTAACAAGTAATGGGGCATATTACCTATATGCACGTTGCGCAAAAGGAGCTGGAGAGAGTGGCGCAAGCCTTGTTTTCAGCCAAACACGCTATGCAGTAGATACAGGTGCTTACTATTATTTCCCTGTTGGAGTGCTTTCCTCTGTTTACAATGGCTATCGTGAGCTTACAACAACATACGGAGCAACACGCATAACAGGGCGTACTATTAACTGTGGGCGTATTGAGAGTATAGATAAACGTACTTACTTTGACCTTGACAATAGTGAGATTGGAGGTAATATAAAATTTGTTTCAACCGATGGTACAATGAAAAGTATTGAGGAGTTGGAGCATTTGGTTAATACAACCTCCACTGCACTTGATAATGTAAATGAGATTATAGAGAGCTTACAAAGCCAAGTAGATGGTACTGTTGAGTATTGGTTTGGTATGGGTGTGCCAACGCTGGGAACTGCACCAGCTAACCAGTGGAAAACAGAGTTGGATAAGAAAACACATTTGGGGGACTTATATACTGACACTGCTACTGGTTTAGAGTATAGATTTACAAAGGAGGGAGAAACCTATAAGTGGGTAAATATTCCCAGCACTGGTATTGGGCAAGCCATACAAACAGCTAATGATGCGTTGGAAACTGCCAGCAGTAAAAATCACACTTTCCTAACAGCAAACTATAATACATATCCAAAACCACCGTATAAAATTGGTGATTTGTGGATAACTCTCAATGATTATAAGATACGAATTTGCACCAAAGCACGCGAATCCTTAAGCTCATACACCAATGCCGATTGGAAAGAGGCTGGTTATACCGATGATACAAATGCTAATGCTGCACTACAAAAACTAACAGATTTGGCAACAGATAGCATCATTACTCCAAGCGAGAAAATTAAGCTCAAAGATGAGCTGGCTAATATTAAAGTGGACTACTCTACTGTGAAAGCAAAGGCACAGTTGGCAGGTTGTACTACCAATGAGTTTGATGCAGCATACAGTACGCTACTTGTGTATATTAGTGCATTTCTCTCAAATATGCAGGTAAATAGCACAGGAGTAAATAAAGCAACCTACAACGGCAACTTCTCTGCATATTACAAAGAACGAACCAACTTACTTGATGCTGTTAGCAAGCAATATGTTGATAGCGTAGAGGTCGGTAATGGTAATTATATTGGGAATAGTGCTTATTTTACAGACCTCAAAGGCTGGTTTCACAACCCTAATGATGGTGTTAATATCCCACCTATTTATGCCGATAGTATTATGGGCAATGTTATGAGGTTTAGGAAAACGAACCAAAAAGATATTTGGTTTCTGCATACTCCTTTTGCTAAAGCAGGAGGTAACATATTATTGCCAAACGAGAAATTTGGTAGTGGTATTACATACACACTTGCATTTTGGGTAAAAGCAAATGCTCCAATACAGCTTAATATGGGCTTTATGAATCCGAAAGGCGATAAGAGAGTTGCACCATATAAGTATTTTACAGCCGATACAAAATGGAAACGAGTTGTATATACATTTGTGGCAACAGGAGATAGCCAACCCGATACAGAATTGTTTTTCCGCACCGATACAGCTGATATGCAATTTGCAAACTTATATATGACAAAGTTTGTTTTAGTTGAGGGGAACAAAGCCCCCGAATGGAACTCAAGCAACCAAGAGGTACAGAGCATGATTAAGGCTAACAAGGATTTATTAAAAGCCATTACCCAAAACTACACACAAATTGAGGGTGGGCTTATCCTATCCACATTCTTAAAGCTGGGCGCATTACAAAAAAGTGATGCTTGGGTTGAGAGTGCAGGCTTAAAAGCTATGCTCAATAGTACAGATGAGATTGCTGCATATTTTGGAGGCACTTACCAAGAGGCATTGGCAGGAAACAATGAGGGTATGACTATTATATATCACAATGGAAAGCTGAAAGCACTCAACGCAGAGATTACAGGTACTATAAATGCTACAAATGGAACTTTTAGTGGAAAATTAGATGGTGTTACAGGTACTTTCCGAGTTTTACAAGCTCTTGATAGTAACGGTAATGTAAAGGCAGAGATTGGCTTTAATTCCAGTGAGGGGAAGCTGTATTTTAGTGGAGATATGCAGCACCAAGGAACTAAGGACGGACGTAGCTTGCGCTTTTATTCCTCTGATATTTGGTGTCGTGGCTCATTTGGAGCAAGAGAAAGAAACTTGTTAGTTATCAAGGGAGCTTATGGTTATTATTATCCAAACGGTGTGTACACAGATGGCAACTATGTAAGTTTAGCATCTAAAACCAGTAGTAATGGGGAAAGATATTATGAGGTTGATTGCTATGGGCGAACTGGCGATTACAGCGGTTTCCCTGTTGATACCATAATCTTTAACATACAAGGTGGCTCTGTATTTCAATACTGCTTAAATGCTGCTGCAACACAAAGAATAATGATTATCAATGGTAATGATAGCAGCAATAATGTTAAAATCTTCTCCAATGGTAGAGCAGTTGTTTGGAATGGTGGAGAGATTGCAGAGGTCGTGCAAATGCCTACTCCCTCTTCATTCACAACACCAAGCATAAATACAAATCATTTAGGTGCTGGTTTGTTGGTGGGAGCTTTTAGAGATAATAACTGGCAATAATTGCCTATACTTTCAAAAGTTAGACAAACAAAGCGTGAATATAACTAACGCTTTTCGTATTTTTGAAGCGTAGAAGAATAAACAAATAATAATTAAACAATAGCCAAATGGGATTACTTATTGGTGTTGGGAACACAGTACCCAAATTTCCATACCAAGAGTTATGGTATGGCATTCGCATTAACCTCAAAAATGGAGGGCATAATGTAGCAGATGGTAAGGTTGAGCGTGTGGGGAACTTAGACCTACATCGCTCATTGCCTATACAGAAACGTATTAGGCGTTATGTAGCACATGAAGATGGAACGGTTAATTATTGGCTGGGGGCTAACGATAGCACCTTAAAAGAGGGAGGAGGAGCTGCAAAACTTAATGCTGTTGATGGTATTGTGCAACTCTACAAGCCCGATTATTACCGTAAGTTTGAGTTCGATGGGGATTACCTCCTTGTAGCCATTAGTGAGGTTGCATTGCCTGGATTTACACGTATGAAAGAGAAATCTCGTAGTCCGTGGCTGGCAACATTCAACCGCACAAACAATAAGCCCACCTGTGCATCTTTCCTACAATGGGAAAGCAACGGCTCTGTAAAGCGTGTTGCTGAAACAGGGCTGCTTGACCTACTCCCAAATGCAGCAGATTACAGAGGCGGTACTAATGTTACTGGCAACGATGGAAAGCCAACAAGCGTGCTGGGTATGCCTGCAACAAGCACCAACAAGGCTACTATACGGACACGGTGCAAGAGTTTGGGCGACAACTGGCATTGTGGAGGTTGGCGTTTTCGTGAAGAAATGAGCTGGTTAATGGCTATTGAATTTGGAGAACTTGATAGCCAAGCTCCTTACAATGCTCAAAAAACAGAAGATGGGTTTGCGCAAGGAGGATTGGGCAACGGCTCTTATGTAGGTGGAGAATGGGGAGGTTTTAATGGCTGGCAGCCATTTATTCCTGCTGGTATCACTGCCAAGCTGGGTAACAATACTGGAGTTGTTGATTACCTAATTAAAGAGTGGAAGAGCGGAGTAGATAAAACCATTAAAGTAGCCAGTTACAGAGGCTGGGAGCAACCGCAACAATACCTGTGGGAGCATAACGATGATGTGCTGGTATTCTATA
The Prevotella sp. HUN102 genome window above contains:
- a CDS encoding LamG-like jellyroll fold domain-containing protein, translated to MTQEQFMVLNMPFDEAEGAKKTYDYSPNRADGVVTDASFEAGRQSNCIRFDGAGKCEVQKNVLDMARDFTICTWIKLHPVSNQLIIVFNYNGINKLYQKSIELNAEQWYYLAISRSGNTICTYLNSTLVERAVMPNDFGNPIGISISQDNYNTTLGNGCLDETRIYQKELTQEEIDGELNNTKQLAYLLDGVNFKEYGVFVSASKGLLGSLKMKDPLKVDFSGYHGEAVDLARPRFEAREITLECFIHSTGGKMEFVKAVTNFLSQFNKKHTTSTDIVQAEPVAAGLHRLTIDIHPTKALVYEVYLPDATQVEKVWNDRDMTGTFTLTLREPEPVKKVLKHIRVNESSKQVSITITTSKLVNIYWGDGTTTQDVYGANKTITHNYTTNGDYYVVVTGVIEDIEEFTTNAIIVWDKL
- a CDS encoding phage tail protein, producing the protein MGQIIVHKRNGEVRYVLDSTAKLCTVKSAEQKRDLLGEDTVTIKTESTTAMEYMVGDYIEVFGDVYTLNKINEPTKNGERKFENNMVFEGLQYKLLDAQYRNTDAAGHNPSGEFQLVANMGLLMNVLINNVKRVSAPLGEVWELGDCIETEYKDFSFSKENCLSVLQRVCKDFNTEFEIEVVTPKHYKLHIRKAGKLFPATFSFGMGGGIYKLKRKNVNSNDIVTRLYVEGGTKNITTNYRNGAQRLRIADNEESYIDNKQAIAAFGVKEGSRVYEDIYPHRTGVVSSIVEGDIFKFVDNTMFDLKEKDTNGNTRWLIDGTAAKLKFVGNSNLAGYEFEIADYDTKTQTFTINQYEDKRGLKIPSAATAYQIQKGDKYVLLDIIMPNDPYVVDAETELKKAGTKDLEADSQPKVEYELEFASLLLKRRFGVDGSLPNLFKVGDYLPIKDKDINVDKAIRIKGFTRDCYKDEYSYKLTISDTAEVSIIEKLIIDNEEQNKLITLNQLTDVAKARANWRTTQELLNMVFDGDGFFDATNIRPNSIETLMLSVGNRAGQFILQNIVIEANATVNGKPNPNLVRIGSNNGVLIHYAIEENNRMWNIGENTITLTSNGAYYLYARCAKGAGESGASLVFSQTRYAVDTGAYYYFPVGVLSSVYNGYRELTTTYGATRITGRTINCGRIESIDKRTYFDLDNSEIGGNIKFVSTDGTMKSIEELEHLVNTTSTALDNVNEIIESLQSQVDGTVEYWFGMGVPTLGTAPANQWKTELDKKTHLGDLYTDTATGLEYRFTKEGETYKWVNIPSTGIGQAIQTANDALETASSKNHTFLTANYNTYPKPPYKIGDLWITLNDYKIRICTKARESLSSYTNADWKEAGYTDDTNANAALQKLTDLATDSIITPSEKIKLKDELANIKVDYSTVKAKAQLAGCTTNEFDAAYSTLLVYISAFLSNMQVNSTGVNKATYNGNFSAYYKERTNLLDAVSKQYVDSVEVGNGNYIGNSAYFTDLKGWFHNPNDGVNIPPIYADSIMGNVMRFRKTNQKDIWFLHTPFAKAGGNILLPNEKFGSGITYTLAFWVKANAPIQLNMGFMNPKGDKRVAPYKYFTADTKWKRVVYTFVATGDSQPDTELFFRTDTADMQFANLYMTKFVLVEGNKAPEWNSSNQEVQSMIKANKDLLKAITQNYTQIEGGLILSTFLKLGALQKSDAWVESAGLKAMLNSTDEIAAYFGGTYQEALAGNNEGMTIIYHNGKLKALNAEITGTINATNGTFSGKLDGVTGTFRVLQALDSNGNVKAEIGFNSSEGKLYFSGDMQHQGTKDGRSLRFYSSDIWCRGSFGARERNLLVIKGAYGYYYPNGVYTDGNYVSLASKTSSNGERYYEVDCYGRTGDYSGFPVDTIIFNIQGGSVFQYCLNAAATQRIMIINGNDSSNNVKIFSNGRAVVWNGGEIAEVVQMPTPSSFTTPSINTNHLGAGLLVGAFRDNNWQ